A region of Candidatus Eisenbacteria bacterium DNA encodes the following proteins:
- a CDS encoding BamA/TamA family outer membrane protein, which translates to MNAQHVMPDRENEQTRREKTGLILSAALLILVLLVSAGLPRAASGVPAGGKGAPRRSPVEMVFFGNTILSSSSLRSSCAVSGDLSEQEMSAKVSQRVLAAYRDIGYLDAAVESTSVSKTSGGNRLVVHVREGQSTRIGSFRFVGNRHFSSTELVAASGLREGMTLTGGLLDAALERIVGHLADRGFPFAAAKIGDFSLDDRSLDFVFMVDEGPLCTVGDVSLENSGALNSKALRRALGVRLGEEYSEKDLRRGLSYLKRTGLFTGVGEPVVAISAQEGQPFREATDESKVRITIPVREKKTTSVSGAVGFRGRTNEVTGGLSLSLLNIARTGRSAKAGWEATGGNVSNFHFSYAEPWVMGLPFTSAVSFEQVVRDTFYAHTAVGVVLKVPMSSLVSGEIGANFEKGLNTEGTRTRTSRLAWLGGIELLSGGSSWSSENSFLATLEGTRGEKKIAYLSESRTEKEVFSTLTGRVFLQRRLKGSQIALVDVKASAILEGRQLATQDELFALGGKRTLRGYSERQFLAQTVGSVQFEYGLAVGEDGGRVFGFLDCGYASTQALSTAARFHTGYGIGLRVPSPIGLAGIDFGLPSGESLGSGKIHVGLEGTF; encoded by the coding sequence ATGAATGCGCAGCACGTTATGCCGGATCGTGAGAACGAGCAAACGAGGCGTGAGAAGACCGGATTGATTCTGTCTGCCGCGCTCCTGATTCTCGTCTTGCTAGTGAGCGCGGGGCTCCCTCGGGCGGCATCGGGGGTTCCGGCAGGCGGCAAGGGCGCGCCACGTAGGAGTCCGGTGGAGATGGTGTTCTTCGGGAACACGATTCTCAGTAGTTCCTCGCTTCGTTCCTCATGCGCAGTCTCGGGAGATCTTTCGGAACAGGAGATGAGTGCGAAAGTCTCGCAACGTGTCCTCGCAGCGTACAGGGACATTGGCTACCTGGACGCCGCGGTCGAAAGCACCTCGGTCTCGAAAACAAGCGGGGGGAACAGACTGGTGGTTCACGTGCGCGAGGGTCAATCGACGAGGATAGGTTCCTTCAGATTCGTCGGCAACAGACATTTTTCTTCCACGGAGCTTGTTGCCGCGAGCGGGCTGCGAGAGGGAATGACGCTGACCGGTGGCTTACTCGACGCGGCTCTCGAGAGGATCGTGGGCCACCTTGCCGACCGGGGCTTTCCGTTTGCCGCCGCAAAGATCGGTGACTTTAGTTTGGATGACCGCAGTCTCGACTTTGTCTTCATGGTTGACGAGGGTCCGCTCTGTACCGTGGGTGATGTGTCGCTGGAAAACTCCGGGGCCCTGAACTCGAAGGCCTTGAGAAGGGCACTGGGCGTCAGGTTGGGAGAAGAGTACTCTGAGAAGGACCTCAGGCGTGGCCTGAGCTATTTGAAGAGGACCGGCCTCTTCACGGGAGTGGGAGAACCGGTGGTGGCGATCTCCGCCCAGGAGGGACAGCCGTTTCGTGAAGCGACTGACGAAAGCAAAGTGAGGATCACAATACCGGTTCGAGAAAAGAAAACGACGTCGGTTTCCGGAGCCGTCGGTTTCAGAGGTCGGACGAATGAAGTGACGGGAGGGCTCTCGCTCTCGCTGCTCAACATAGCCCGTACCGGAAGAAGTGCGAAGGCAGGGTGGGAGGCCACAGGCGGAAACGTGTCAAATTTCCATTTCTCTTACGCAGAGCCCTGGGTCATGGGTCTGCCCTTTACCTCTGCGGTCTCCTTCGAGCAGGTCGTGAGAGACACGTTCTACGCGCACACGGCTGTCGGTGTCGTACTCAAGGTGCCGATGAGCTCGCTGGTTTCCGGCGAGATAGGCGCGAACTTTGAAAAGGGTCTCAACACGGAGGGAACCAGAACCAGGACTTCCCGACTTGCCTGGCTCGGAGGTATTGAGCTTTTGTCGGGAGGCTCGAGCTGGAGCTCGGAGAACTCTTTTCTTGCCACGCTGGAGGGAACCAGAGGGGAAAAGAAGATTGCGTATCTCTCAGAAAGCCGAACTGAGAAGGAAGTCTTCTCGACCCTGACGGGCAGGGTGTTCCTCCAGAGGAGGCTCAAGGGCAGTCAAATCGCTCTCGTGGACGTCAAAGCTTCTGCCATTCTGGAAGGAAGACAACTCGCCACTCAGGACGAGCTTTTCGCTCTCGGCGGGAAGAGAACGCTGAGAGGCTACTCGGAACGGCAGTTTCTTGCCCAGACAGTGGGCTCGGTTCAATTCGAATATGGTCTTGCCGTCGGCGAGGACGGCGGTAGGGTGTTTGGTTTTCTGGATTGCGGGTATGCCTCGACCCAAGCCCTCTCCACGGCTGCAAGGTTTCACACCGGCTACGGCATAGGCCTCAGGGTTCCGTCGCCAATAGGTCTGGCAGGCATAGACTTCGGCCTTCCTTCGGGCGAGTCCCTCGGCTCCGGAAAGATTCACGTGGGGCTCGAAGGAACATTCTAG
- a CDS encoding NHL repeat-containing protein, whose protein sequence is MKRPTVVLLCALLTLSCASEMQRSLPVASTPGRPPDVRHAFSFGSSGQSLGQFRTPSSIAVDSFGNLLVADTGNNRIQKFDAYGHFLLEFGGLGTEGAELNRPTDAVENSLSVYVVDSMNERVLEYGPEGRFISVCVSGETLDGSGRGFGPRKLAFSESGYGFLTDVEADAVIVLSKFWEPISVIGGFGSGEGHFADPLGITCTRGGEVLVCDSGNGRLQILDTLGNFVALLETCSGRALCEPVDVDAGPDGSLYVVDRLGKRVLVFNSDRTFRCEIPGSDGPSLVSPCAVAASSKGIVYIVDGGADVVHAFETKR, encoded by the coding sequence GTGAAGAGACCGACTGTCGTCCTGCTTTGTGCTCTGCTTACTCTCTCTTGTGCGAGCGAGATGCAGCGTTCGCTGCCCGTTGCGTCCACCCCGGGACGCCCACCGGACGTCAGGCACGCATTCTCGTTTGGGTCCAGTGGCCAGTCACTCGGCCAGTTCAGAACGCCGTCGTCCATTGCAGTCGATTCCTTCGGCAATCTCCTGGTCGCTGACACTGGCAACAACAGAATACAGAAGTTCGACGCATACGGACACTTTCTCCTGGAATTCGGGGGACTCGGCACGGAGGGGGCGGAACTCAATCGCCCTACCGACGCCGTCGAGAACTCTCTGTCCGTCTACGTTGTCGATTCCATGAACGAAAGGGTCCTCGAGTATGGCCCCGAGGGACGCTTCATATCGGTGTGTGTTTCGGGCGAGACGCTGGACGGGTCTGGTAGAGGTTTTGGGCCCAGAAAGTTGGCCTTCTCAGAATCTGGATACGGTTTTCTGACCGACGTGGAAGCCGACGCCGTCATCGTCCTCTCGAAGTTCTGGGAGCCCATTTCTGTGATCGGTGGTTTTGGCAGCGGCGAAGGACATTTTGCGGACCCTCTCGGCATTACTTGCACGCGGGGGGGAGAAGTTCTTGTGTGCGACAGCGGAAATGGAAGGCTACAGATTCTAGACACTCTCGGTAATTTCGTGGCACTGCTCGAAACCTGCTCCGGCAGGGCGTTGTGTGAGCCAGTCGACGTGGACGCTGGGCCTGATGGAAGTCTCTACGTCGTGGATCGGCTCGGGAAAAGGGTGTTGGTTTTCAACTCTGACAGGACGTTCAGGTGCGAAATACCAGGCTCAGATGGGCCCTCGTTGGTCTCTCCGTGTGCGGTGGCTGCTTCGTCGAAAGGAATCGTCTACATAGTAGACGGCGGCGCTGATGTCGTACATGCCTTCGAGACTAAGAGATAG
- the thiC gene encoding phosphomethylpyrimidine synthase ThiC yields MNQIDAAFKGSVTPEIEMTSISERVPVERILEGLRSGRIVIPKNGRKELKKPCGIGEGLRTKINANIGTSPDESDLQTELCKLKVAVEAGADAVMDLSTGGDLREVRTAIVSKCDVPLGSVPVYEAAVLAQCSGRKFADMSGDEMLAAVELHARDGVDFVTVHCGVTHSVMEMARKATRVTDVVSRGGALLLEWMHANGEENPFYSRFDDLLDIARKYDLTLSLGDGMRPGCLADANDTAQFGELLVIGELVRRARRARVQVIVEGPGHVPIHLIESNVVLEKSTCDGAPFYVLGPLVTDVAPGYDHIVGAIGGALAAAKGADFLCYVTPSEHLRLPSVEDVKVGVIASRIAAHAADVARGVPGAADWDKSMSEARRALDWEKELAIAIDPERAKAVRASSPPKNPDLCTMCADFCAMKKSSPVFRNKS; encoded by the coding sequence ATGAACCAAATCGACGCTGCCTTCAAGGGAAGCGTGACCCCTGAAATAGAGATGACTTCGATCTCCGAGAGGGTTCCGGTCGAGAGAATCCTCGAGGGTCTGCGGTCGGGACGAATCGTCATACCCAAGAACGGACGGAAGGAGCTGAAGAAGCCCTGCGGCATAGGGGAAGGCTTAAGAACCAAGATCAACGCCAACATTGGGACGTCACCGGACGAATCGGACCTTCAGACGGAGCTTTGTAAGCTTAAGGTCGCCGTTGAGGCGGGAGCCGACGCGGTCATGGACCTGAGCACCGGCGGTGACTTGAGGGAAGTGAGGACGGCCATAGTTTCCAAGTGTGACGTGCCCCTGGGAAGCGTTCCAGTCTATGAGGCCGCGGTGCTTGCCCAGTGTTCCGGAAGGAAATTTGCCGACATGAGCGGAGACGAGATGCTGGCCGCCGTGGAGCTTCACGCGAGAGACGGAGTGGATTTTGTCACCGTCCACTGCGGGGTAACCCATTCCGTCATGGAAATGGCGAGAAAGGCGACGCGGGTTACCGACGTCGTCAGCAGGGGCGGAGCGCTCCTCCTCGAATGGATGCACGCCAACGGAGAGGAGAATCCCTTCTACTCGAGATTCGACGATCTCCTGGACATCGCAAGGAAGTATGACCTGACGCTGAGCCTGGGGGACGGCATGAGGCCGGGCTGCCTGGCCGACGCAAACGATACCGCCCAGTTCGGGGAACTCCTGGTCATAGGTGAGCTTGTGCGCAGGGCCCGTAGGGCCAGGGTGCAGGTGATAGTCGAAGGGCCGGGACACGTTCCTATCCATCTTATCGAATCAAACGTGGTGCTTGAGAAGAGCACGTGCGACGGTGCTCCGTTCTACGTTCTCGGCCCCCTCGTTACGGACGTGGCGCCGGGATACGATCACATTGTTGGAGCAATAGGCGGGGCGCTGGCTGCCGCAAAGGGAGCGGACTTCCTGTGCTACGTGACGCCGTCGGAGCACCTGAGGCTTCCTTCTGTGGAGGACGTGAAAGTCGGCGTGATCGCATCGAGGATTGCCGCGCATGCTGCAGACGTAGCGAGGGGAGTGCCTGGTGCCGCTGATTGGGACAAGAGTATGTCGGAAGCAAGACGGGCGCTCGATTGGGAGAAAGAACTGGCGATCGCCATTGACCCGGAACGCGCCAAAGCTGTTCGGGCATCCAGTCCTCCGAAGAATCCCGATCTCTGCACGATGTGCGCCGATTTCTGCGCGATGAAGAAGAGCTCTCCAGTCTTCAGAAACAAGAGTTGA